The nucleotide sequence CTTTAAAGTTCCTGTGGTGATTTTATTGGAATTACATGGAATCCTTAGATTGAGTTGGAGAGAACCGACATCTTTAAGGCAATGCTGCCTTCGATTCATGGACGTGACATCTCCTTCCATTTGCTGTGGCAGACTTTAATGTCTTTCAATAGAGTTTTCCAACTTTCTCCACTTCTACATCTTTTGAGATGTCTATTCTTAGAtatatgtgtttttgttgttattatatatagttttatttttaaattatatttctaattgtCATGGTATAACGTATGTGTTCTATAAGAGCTTCAGTtaagaaatatcttttcatgactgaatatagaaccacaaaataattttaatcactATGTATTTCTTTGCATGCTTATATTACAATCTATTATAGGTATTGCgggtttttttccaaattctcatattataaatataatagttAACATCCTTGTGTATTGAGATAGTCATATTTTTGTGATAATATCCACAGAATAGAAGCCCTAAAATTGGAATTGTCTGGTCAAAATTATGTACACTctacattttaatcattttactcATCAATAAATATTATCTGAATGAATGGACCAATAATTTGCCCTTtggaaaggtaaaaaaataatccCTATTTACATTTTATCCACACCACTTTTTCCTTCCACATCTACAGTCAgtttataaaactttaaaattttacctatTTGAATGAATGCATGTATTTCATAGgataaaacaaaatgtcttttttcctagtttttccaaatatttattggtcATATATAAATCtagcatttttttcttgcctatttgCCTCTTTGGTATTATTTCCATTGGGATTTTCTCcttattaatttgtaaaatatagttGCATATCAACTATTTTAATCTTATTCATGGAATATGTGTTGTAATTTTACTCTCAATCTGTCATTTCCCTTTCAAATCTGTTTACATGTTGTTCTTTTCCACCTGAATAGTTTTATTTGGAAGTGGATAAACATCaccttttccttttatattaCAGTTTTAGGGGCCAGTAGGCATAAGAAATAATCAACTACCCTTTCTTTACTACTTTAAGACTATTGTCTAATAATGTGGGTTACAAAAAAGAATTAGATGGGTGAAAAACTAATTCATGGGTTTACTTAGTGCTGGTCCAGGagcataaaagtaaaataagacagtGTGAAGCTCAGAGTGATTCTATAAGAATTGAATACTTTCAACAATTTATTAAGCAGCTACTGGATTATAGGTAGACACAgtcaaaataaattagaaaacaaatgatcACAGTTATTTCTATAACTTTCCAATGTGAGGCATAtggcattactttttttttaaaatttaccttctaTTTCCACTCTAGATCTCATACCTAATCCCTGATAAGAGAAGACCTAAAAGCCAATCACttgcttaaaaatttttctcttattaaattGAATACCAGTCATTGACCTCATGTAGTCAAAGCAAGCAGACAAGTCCTTATGAGGTTCCAAACAAGTTGTCAACTTCTCACCCAGATCTTAATCAGACTGGTGGGTGGTTTGGGTACCACATCACTAAAAGCATGGGCTGTATGAACCCTCAGGCCAATTACCTCAAGAATCAGTGCTCAGCTCCTGAGTAAGACTTACCTATGTGAGCCAAGGAATTGATATCCTGACTGCTCCCTTATACGTAAGCCTTTTAATAACGTGAGCAGGAAGACAAGAGTCACTCTCAGGCAACATAGGGACAGACCTCTGCAGTGTAAGGTCTTCACCACATGTATCTGCAGGTTCCAGGTCTTATGCCGATGGCCTAAGTCACATGGGAAAACTATCTGTAAACTCTGAAGTCTTATGCAAATGCTGGCTCTGCaatggacaaaaaaaaagaaaaaaaatctattgattgCCACAGCATGCATATAGAAGTTGATTAAGGAAAATGacgatgatgacgatgatggGTTTTGGTGTGCATAAAATGTGCAAGGCAAAGTTCTTTGAGCTTCAAGTATGTTATCCCATTTAATACTTCTAGTGAACTCATGAAGTAGAGGTTATTAAAGtcactgttttacagatgaagagactgaggcagagaggtTAAAAGATTTGCCCTAAGTTATATCAATAGTGTCAGAGCTAGAATTCATGCCCAGGATGTCTGACTTCAGAGCCCCAAACCTAACTCCTAAATAATTCTTCCAAGTCGAGTTGATTTTAAGAGGTAAAGCAGTTTTGGAATGTGAGCTGGACACAACACACACCTAATGCACACAGCACATTTAGaaacatacacagacacagacacctGTTCGAATGCACAGATACACTCACTCCCAATGACAAAATGACTGGAACACATGTGAAAAAGCTTGGAAGCAGCTATGTTTCATTGTTCAATCTAGGAAGCCTAGAGCTAATGAATTAACATtgcaggagggagaaggggagggcgTGGACGCCTTATTCCAAGCTGGGAGCAGCTGCTCTGAGCCCcatggaaggaggcaggaaggagctgcCAGTCACCACCTGTCACAGGACCATGTAGGTGGCAGGAGGCAGTGCCCTCATGCCCAGGTCCTGACTCGCAGGCTGAAGGCAGAGCCCAAGGCCAGGATAAGAGGGCCTCAGGGTCAGAGCACCTCCATACACTCCTCTCCTGAGGTGCTGACAGACCCAGTGCTGCCTGTGCACCGGTAAGTGTCCCCTGGGACTGAGAGCAGAGCCTTCcacagagggagcaggggagatagagagaaacagaaaatctagaaTTTCTGATGAAGGGGATGAGCTATGAGACAAGAGAGATAGGAGACAGCAGGCTGATTTGTGGTGTCTGTGCTCTAAATAAAATCAGTTCTGTATCTTTTTAAGTTTCTCAGGTTTTTGGTAAGTTAAACAGTTCTTCCTTTCAGAAGGAAGAGTTTACTTTGGAGAAATCAACTGTGTCCCTTCCCCAAAGCTTCTACTGGAGTCACAGTGACTCTCAAACAGTGGAACAGAGGAAGCATAAACCCAGACATGCATGGGTCTTACGCCCAGCAGGTGTCGCTAGCAGGTCAGGAGCGGTGCCCGGGCATCTGCGCCAGAAACCCCAAAGTTGGATAGTGAATGATGAATAACGATAACGATAGTGGATAATGAATAACAAATTGAAATTTACGGTGCTAAGgtgtggagaagaaaggagactGTGTGTTGTAGAGGGTACGTAGCATAATCCAACTTGCCACAGTCAGGTCTCGCCTCACTTCTACATTTCTAGAATGATTTGGGTAACCTGCTTTATATCTGTGTATATACATACGCCAAGTGTCATCATAAAAGCTGGTTAACCCagatataaatgtgtatatatataatatgtatgtattatatttaattatatgggATAGTTTTATTTATACGATATTGTATATAGTATACGATATATGATAATAATATATATCTGTTGAAAAGCTAGCTGCAAAATTCCTCCAAAAGGAGACCCTTATTTCTTGCTCAGCAACGAGCACTGTCATCCTAACCTGGCTCCTAGGTGGGACATTTTCAGAATTCGGAGTGGTGCAGAGCATGGACTCGAGTCACACTCACACTTTGTGAATGCACAGTTTGCCTTCTCCACTTAAAGGACACTGGTTTTGGGTGACTTTGTTGATACAGCTGTCCTCTGTGCTTTGTTAAGAGAATGTCACCATGTCCATTTTATGAAAAGCTCCTAGggttcaaatgagataatgtgaaaGCAATTGACAGACTATTTTAGAGATAATTTCCCCATTACGTATCTTGaacaggcttttaaaaatgtaggttaAAGAAATGATGGTAAAACAAGGGAGACCTGTGTATCCTGGGTCTGACTCGCTGTGTgactctccctcagctcctgacCCTGCCAGCCGAGATGTCCTGCCAGCAGAACCAGCAGCAGTGCCAGCCCCCTCCCAAGTGTCCTGCGCCCAAGTGCCCCCCAAAGTGCCCCCCCAAGTGCCCCCCAGTCTCTTCCTGCTGTAGCGTCAGCTCTGGGGGCTGCTGCAGCTCTGGGGGTGGCGGCTGCTGCCTGAGCCACCACAGGCGACACAGGTCCCACCGTCACAGACACCAGAGCTCTGGCTGCTGCAGCCAGCCCTCGGGGGGCTCCAGCTGCTGTGGAGGGGGCAGCGGTCAGTCGTCTGGAGGCTGCTGCTGAAGTGGACCCTGAGCCAAGGAGCACAGACTTGGGGACAGCTTTGAGTGGCCAAAACCTTCCTCCagttcctgctccccctgctgggccTGCCCAAGGGGCTGAGTTGTCTCAGGGAAGGTTCTGAGCTCTGCGCTGGTGGGTCCCTCTGCCCTGGGATTCAGAAGGCTGAATCCTCTCCCCTAATTCCATCTGCCGACCTCTGACACCAACTGTGTTATTTGCCCTGGGATCCCCAAACCGCAGACTCTAATCCACTCCCCAGCTACTCTCCTTGCCGTCTGCTCCATCTGCTCctcaaatgaaacaataaaacaagaaatctgCTTACCATCCTGTTCTAGACTCTTCCTGGCCTGCTTGcatcccagtatttttttttttccaccaccaTGCATTCTCTTGCTGCCCAGAGATCTTGGAAATCAAATCTGTGCTAGTTGCATGGTTGgtgatgggaggaggggagagaaagtggCTCTGCCTCGTATTCTGACACCATTTCTCAGACAAATACTATGTAGCTCTTCTGGAACTTGAACTTGGACTTTCTTTGGGGTCCAGACAAGTCACCAGGGCAATGCATATTCCATTCCTCCCCtggtctcctcctccttctccattgTGACATTGCCCCAACTCACCCTccaatttctttctccttcagtcaaaaaatttatttagaaagttATACATGAACTTTCTACAAATAGCCCATGAAACAACCATGATGAGTTTCTAACTAGAAACATCCATATAGCATGTGGCAAagattgtaaaaattaaaaatgcctatAAGGAa is from Zalophus californianus isolate mZalCal1 chromosome 4, mZalCal1.pri.v2, whole genome shotgun sequence and encodes:
- the LOC118356891 gene encoding late cornified envelope protein 1A, whose amino-acid sequence is MSCQQNQQQCQPPPKCPAPKCPPKCPPKCPPVSSCCSVSSGGCCSSGGGGCCLSHHRRHRSHRHRHQSSGCCSQPSGGSSCCGGGSGQSSGGCC